Within Desulfurobacterium thermolithotrophum DSM 11699, the genomic segment CTTTATCTTTACTCCGTTTCTAAACTTTTTTCCATCATCTATTGAAATTTTCATTTCTGGCATGTCTAAAAGTTTATCAATTGGGATTAAGAATTCCTTTATATTTTCTCTATTTAGCTTTGAAAGTGAAATAGCTTTATCAATCGTAATTTTTCCTACTTTTGTTCTTCTTAATTCTGTAACAACGGCAGCACAGCCGAGAGCTCTTCCAATATCATAAACTAAAGATCTTATATAAGTTCCCGATGAACAACATACTTCAAGTTCAAAATCTGGATAATTAAAACTTATAAGCTTTAAAGAATAAATCTTTATCTTTCTTGGTTTTAATTCTACCTTTTCTCCTTTTCTTGCAAGCTCATAGGCTCTCTTTCCTTTTATTCTTATGGCAGAATAAGGAGGAGGCACTTGTTCTATTTCTCCTTTGAAGTTATTAAGAACTTTTAAAAGATCTTCCTTTTTTATTTCTTGACACGGAACTTCCTTTAAATTTCCATCTATGTCATACGTATCGCTTGAAAGTCCAAATCTTCCTTTAACGACATAACATTTATCTTGCTTTAAAAGATATTCAGAAAATCTTGTTGCCTTTCCAACAGCAAGAATCAAAAGTCCGGTTGCAAGTGGATCAAGAGTTCCTGTATGACCAATTTTCTTTATTCCTAAAAAACGTTTTATTACTCTTACAACTTCCGTAGATGTAATTCCACTAGGTTTATCAATCAACAAAAATCCTTTTACCATCTCATTCAACAACTTTAGGTGTAATAAAAATTAGAAGATTTTTTTCAGTGAATTTTACACTTTCTTGTTTAAAAAGCCAGCCTAATAAAGGAATATTGGAAATTACAGGTACTCCTGTTTTAGATTTTGATTTTTCTTTTTCATAAATACCACCAATTACTATTGTGTTACCGTTAGCAACCTTTATTCTCGATTTGACGTTACGAGTATCTATAGCTGGTTCATTACTTCCTGTAAGTGCAACGTGTTCGTAGTTAGGACTATCTTTACGAACCTCTAAATCTAAAATAATTTCATTATTGTTTGTTATGTGAGGCTTTACTTTTAAAATAAGAGAGGCTCTTTTAAAACTGACAGTATAAGTTGTCGCACCACCAGAAGCTACAGTACTTTCTCTATAGGGAATTTCTATACCTTGTTCTATTGTGGCTTCTTGATTGTTTAGAGTAAGTACTTCTGGACTAGAAACTATTTTTGCATTTCCATCAAGTTGTAAAGCTTTAAGAGCGATTTCAACTTTTAAATTCTGAGACTTATTTAAAATGCCTAAAGCTAGAGTACTTTCACCTACCGGTATATTATATAAACTTGAATAGGACGTTTCATTTATAAAAGGTAGCACTCCTGTATTACTTCCAAGGCCAAAGCCGTAACTACCAGTAATATAAGAGGAAGGAGGCGTTCCCATATGATTATATCCACCGATTAACCAACCAAAACCAAAATCCTTTGCTGCACTGGTGGAAATTTGAACTATTTTCGCTTTTACTATTACTTGTTTCATAGGTTTATCTAGTTTTTTTAAAAGATTCATAATTTCCTGGTAATGTTTTTTTGTAACTGTAAGTAAAAGAGAATTTGTTGATTTATTTACTGTTATTCTTTCTCTTTTGTCTAGTTTTTTAACTAATTCCTTTATTTCTTTTTCTATTTCTTCAGCATTTGCATAGTTAAGATTTACTATGTATGTTTTTGTAGGCTCTTGTAATTCTTGTTTAATAATCTTTGTTTTAGGTAAAATACGCATATAGTTTTCAGTTTCTTTATAAGTTAAACCAAGAGGAGTAAGTACTGCTTCTAAGGCATCTTTCCAAAAAACTGGTTTTTCAAAATCTATGCTAACAGTTCCCTTTACTTCTGGATCAAATACGATATTTATTCCCGCAATATTTGCAATTGCTTTTACTACAGACCTAACGTCAGCATTGTTAAATTTCAAAGATATGTATTTTTTATTAGTAGGATTTAAAGAATTAAAAGATGTTTTTGTAGGTACAGACATTTCAAAAATTTTTAGTTTTACTTTGTTATCTTTTACAACTATCTCCGCAGGACTAGACTTTACTAAGTGTACTTTTATTGTGCTGCCTTGAGAGTTACTAAATACTTCTATATTTTTTATTAGTTTTGAGTTTGGAGAAATAGTAAAATTTTTAAGTTTCAAACCTGAAATATCTATAATATAAGTATTAGCTGACTTTTTATAGAAAATATTTGCAGGATTCTTTATCAAATTTATATCTAAAATTTCTCCTTTTGAAAATTTTTTAAGAGAAATGTTTGGTCTAACAATATCAGAAGGAATGATCTTCAGCCTAATTAAAT encodes:
- the truB gene encoding tRNA pseudouridine(55) synthase TruB; the encoded protein is MIDKPSGITSTEVVRVIKRFLGIKKIGHTGTLDPLATGLLILAVGKATRFSEYLLKQDKCYVVKGRFGLSSDTYDIDGNLKEVPCQEIKKEDLLKVLNNFKGEIEQVPPPYSAIRIKGKRAYELARKGEKVELKPRKIKIYSLKLISFNYPDFELEVCCSSGTYIRSLVYDIGRALGCAAVVTELRRTKVGKITIDKAISLSKLNRENIKEFLIPIDKLLDMPEMKISIDDGKKFRNGVKIKVNALDGLYKVFSADKFLGVGIVKSNLLKPEKVLS
- the pilQ gene encoding type IV pilus secretin PilQ, translated to MSKWLIPVLLLSVSTIANAGTITELNAIYDKNIFEISFQKKGNCEVVPLIKDNKEISVKLENCTLNRSFTIGERGDLIKKVTIKPIGRDTIVDFKLKKTARLESLSEKNLIRLKIIPSDIVRPNISLKKFSKGEILDINLIKNPANIFYKKSANTYIIDISGLKLKNFTISPNSKLIKNIEVFSNSQGSTIKVHLVKSSPAEIVVKDNKVKLKIFEMSVPTKTSFNSLNPTNKKYISLKFNNADVRSVVKAIANIAGINIVFDPEVKGTVSIDFEKPVFWKDALEAVLTPLGLTYKETENYMRILPKTKIIKQELQEPTKTYIVNLNYANAEEIEKEIKELVKKLDKRERITVNKSTNSLLLTVTKKHYQEIMNLLKKLDKPMKQVIVKAKIVQISTSAAKDFGFGWLIGGYNHMGTPPSSYITGSYGFGLGSNTGVLPFINETSYSSLYNIPVGESTLALGILNKSQNLKVEIALKALQLDGNAKIVSSPEVLTLNNQEATIEQGIEIPYRESTVASGGATTYTVSFKRASLILKVKPHITNNNEIILDLEVRKDSPNYEHVALTGSNEPAIDTRNVKSRIKVANGNTIVIGGIYEKEKSKSKTGVPVISNIPLLGWLFKQESVKFTEKNLLIFITPKVVE